A single genomic interval of Aegicerativicinus sediminis harbors:
- a CDS encoding efflux RND transporter periplasmic adaptor subunit, translating to MKPLYYSILITILLFSCGGDALKSTEELLKKGNLEELKEQRTKLQEQQHNISEQLHLLNAKIESMDSLRNVPLITTLNIEPKMFEHYLELQGSVATKKNLVLYPEMGGILTNVYVKEGQKVSSGQILAKIDDGGLSQQLAQLEIQANLAKTTFERQERLWEQKIGSEIQYLQTKSNYQAQAEAVNQLKSQLAKTTIRAPFSGTIDDIITEQGAVVAAGQTPVIRIVNLEDMYIETDVPEAYLNSVTEGKNVKVDFPILDTIINSKIRQAGNFIDPANRTYKVLVDVPNSEKRIKPNLTAKLQINDYSKEGAILIPQSIITENAEGEQYVYVADSIQDNKIAVAKRVIIKTGLTQGDFIEVVDGLNATDVLINEGARSVKDKQKVEILSE from the coding sequence ATGAAACCATTATATTATTCAATTTTAATTACAATTCTTCTCTTCTCCTGTGGGGGTGATGCATTAAAATCTACTGAAGAATTATTGAAGAAAGGTAATTTAGAAGAGCTAAAAGAACAGCGCACAAAATTACAAGAGCAGCAACATAATATTTCTGAGCAATTACATTTATTAAATGCGAAAATTGAATCGATGGATTCTCTCAGAAATGTCCCTTTAATCACAACACTGAATATAGAACCTAAAATGTTTGAGCATTATTTAGAGCTTCAGGGAAGTGTTGCAACAAAAAAGAATTTAGTTCTCTATCCTGAAATGGGCGGAATACTTACTAATGTGTATGTAAAGGAAGGTCAGAAGGTAAGCTCTGGTCAAATTTTAGCCAAAATAGATGACGGTGGATTAAGTCAACAATTGGCACAATTGGAAATTCAAGCGAATTTAGCCAAAACTACTTTTGAGAGACAAGAACGTTTATGGGAACAGAAGATAGGAAGCGAAATTCAATACCTACAAACAAAATCTAATTACCAAGCCCAGGCCGAAGCAGTAAACCAATTGAAAAGTCAATTGGCAAAAACTACCATAAGAGCCCCATTTTCAGGCACAATCGACGATATTATTACCGAACAAGGTGCTGTAGTTGCAGCTGGACAAACGCCAGTAATACGTATCGTAAATCTGGAGGACATGTATATAGAAACTGATGTGCCGGAGGCTTATTTAAATAGTGTTACTGAGGGTAAAAATGTAAAAGTCGATTTTCCAATTTTGGATACCATAATTAATTCTAAAATTAGGCAGGCAGGTAATTTTATTGATCCAGCGAACCGCACCTATAAAGTATTGGTAGATGTGCCAAATTCAGAGAAAAGGATTAAACCGAACCTCACTGCAAAGCTCCAAATCAATGATTATAGCAAGGAAGGTGCAATTCTAATTCCCCAAAGTATTATCACTGAAAATGCTGAAGGAGAACAGTATGTTTATGTAGCAGATAGTATACAAGACAATAAAATAGCGGTCGCCAAACGTGTAATTATAAAAACGGGGCTAACCCAAGGCGATTTTATTGAGGTGGTTGACGGTTTAAATGCAACCGATGTTTTGATTAACGAAGGTGCCCGTAGTGTTAAGGACAAGCAAAAGGTTGAAATTTTATCAGAATAG
- the aspS gene encoding aspartate--tRNA ligase, translating into MYRTHTCGELTAADINRKVTLSGWVQTIRDKGFVIWVDLRDRYGITQLIFDAERTQEDVIKKAQKLGREFVIQAIGTVIERASKNPNIPTGDIEILVEELQILNGAKLPPFTIETETDGGEELRMKYRYLDIRRAPVRNNLIFRHKVAQHVRNYLSQKGFIEVETPYLIKSTPEGARDFVVPSRMNEGQFYALPQSPQTFKQLLMVGGMDKYFQIVKCFRDEDLRADRQPEFTQIDCEMAFVEQEDILNNFEGLTKHLLKEINGVEVTDFPRMTYDDAMKRYGNDKPDIRFGMEFGELNQVAQHKDFNVFNSAELVVGIAVPGGNSYTRKEIDNLIDWVKRPQIGSLGMVYVRCNEDGSFKSSVDKFYDQDDLKAWAEVTGAKAGDLICVLSGEIDKTRAQLSALRMELASRLGLRKANEFAPLWVIDFPLLEWDEETKRYHAMHHPFTSPKPGQMQLLETNPGAVKANAYDLVLNGNEIGGGSIRIHDKAVQSKMFDYLGFTKEEAQAQFGFLMNAFEYGAPPHGGIAFGLDRLVAILGGQETIRDFIAFPKNNSGRDVMIDAPASIDKQQLDELHLKLNL; encoded by the coding sequence ATGTATAGAACACATACGTGTGGAGAGTTAACTGCTGCGGACATTAATAGAAAAGTTACCCTCTCTGGATGGGTACAAACCATAAGAGATAAGGGATTTGTCATTTGGGTAGATTTAAGGGATCGTTATGGGATTACCCAACTTATATTCGATGCTGAACGAACTCAAGAAGATGTTATTAAAAAGGCCCAAAAGCTTGGGCGCGAATTTGTAATCCAAGCCATAGGAACAGTTATCGAGAGAGCCTCTAAAAATCCGAATATCCCTACTGGGGATATTGAAATCCTAGTTGAAGAATTGCAAATTCTTAATGGAGCTAAATTACCTCCCTTCACCATTGAGACTGAAACTGATGGTGGTGAGGAATTACGTATGAAATATCGTTATCTAGATATCAGACGAGCGCCTGTAAGAAATAATCTAATTTTTAGGCATAAAGTTGCCCAGCACGTTAGAAATTACCTTTCACAAAAAGGGTTTATAGAGGTTGAAACGCCATACTTAATAAAATCTACTCCAGAAGGAGCGAGAGATTTTGTGGTGCCTTCAAGAATGAATGAAGGTCAGTTTTATGCGCTTCCACAATCGCCACAAACATTTAAGCAATTACTCATGGTGGGTGGCATGGACAAGTATTTCCAAATTGTAAAATGCTTCAGGGATGAGGATTTAAGAGCAGACCGCCAACCAGAATTCACACAGATAGATTGTGAAATGGCATTTGTGGAACAAGAAGATATCTTAAACAACTTTGAAGGGCTAACTAAACATTTGCTGAAGGAAATCAATGGTGTAGAGGTAACAGATTTTCCTCGTATGACCTATGATGACGCTATGAAACGCTATGGAAATGACAAACCCGATATACGATTTGGCATGGAATTCGGCGAATTAAATCAAGTGGCTCAACACAAGGATTTCAATGTCTTTAATTCTGCCGAACTTGTGGTTGGAATTGCTGTACCAGGAGGCAACAGCTATACTAGAAAAGAAATTGACAACCTTATAGATTGGGTAAAACGTCCACAAATAGGATCTCTTGGAATGGTATATGTAAGATGTAATGAAGATGGCTCATTTAAATCTTCCGTAGACAAATTTTATGATCAAGATGACCTGAAAGCTTGGGCGGAGGTAACAGGTGCAAAAGCCGGTGATTTAATCTGTGTGCTTTCAGGGGAAATTGATAAAACACGAGCTCAACTAAGCGCTTTAAGGATGGAGCTTGCTAGCAGATTAGGCTTAAGAAAAGCGAACGAATTTGCCCCTCTATGGGTAATAGATTTCCCTCTTTTGGAATGGGATGAGGAAACGAAGCGTTATCATGCCATGCACCATCCATTTACTTCACCAAAACCTGGCCAAATGCAACTTTTAGAAACTAATCCTGGCGCTGTAAAAGCGAATGCATATGATTTGGTTTTAAATGGAAATGAAATTGGAGGTGGGTCAATTAGGATTCATGACAAAGCCGTTCAATCAAAAATGTTCGATTATCTTGGCTTTACTAAAGAAGAAGCACAAGCCCAGTTTGGCTTTCTTATGAATGCTTTTGAATATGGTGCACCACCTCATGGAGGCATTGCATTTGGTCTAGATCGGTTAGTTGCAATTCTTGGAGGACAAGAAACTATTAGGGATTTTATTGCATTTCCAAAGAACAATTCAGGACGTGACGTAATGATTGATGCACCTGCATCAATCGATAAACAACAATTAGACGAATTACATCTTAAACTAAATCTATAA
- a CDS encoding efflux RND transporter permease subunit, with protein MSKIKKQVDKEFKFSSLAIGNKTTMYVLMVIFFILGISAYLNMPRENFPEVKETKIYVSTIFPGNTPEDMEKLVTDPLEDRLKNLSNVNEITSTSQEDYSMIIVEFDENIEVDDAKQKVKDEVDSEKAGEDWPTFNGAKVEPDVFELTLSEEMPILNINISGDYPVQTLKDYAETLQDEIEDLPQIKKADIRGAQEKEVEVAVDIYKMMASKVNFNDITGAINNGNMTMSAGNLITSGQRRTIRIVGEIDDPKQLENFVVKSEKGKSIYLRDVATINFKEKDKTTYAREFGEPVVMLDVKKRSGKNMVIAAEQINEIVEHAKVEVFPPDLSVTITNDQSSKTIGQVDDLVNNIVFGIILVVTVLMFFLGFRNALFVGFAIPMSMFMSLMILNLLGYTLNTMILFGLIMGLGMLVDNGIVVVENVYRLMDEEGMTRVQAAKKGIGEIAFPIIISTATTVAAFIPLGLWPGLMGEFMKFFPITLSVVLGSSLFVAIFFNSVLVSQFMKIDDKEMPKKKIITLSSILTIIGLFIFIVGGPYRWLGMVMITTSILLWIYRLVLRKAANNFQVKTLVKLENFYERGLKGALARKRPYIIVGSTFVLLIIAFITFGISLASQRTKVEFFPDNKPNQIVIYIEYPEGTDIAKTNKITKAIEERVFTYLQDPKYIDQGYNFMVESAVSQVGEGANNPFTDGGSAAEMPHRSKITASMREYKFRRGMDSEKLRQKIQEGLAGIYPGILISVEKDPIGPPAGSPINIEIEGNDYQELIVLAEQMRDFINSKNIPGIDELKIDVNKDKPGMRVLVDREKAGELGVSAGQVAQQLRNSIFGAKAGIYKEGGDDYDIYVRFNEDNRYNTSALFNQSITFRDPANGQIKEVPVSAVARQANTSGFNAIKHKDVKRVVTVYSALAPGFTDAGAVVAQIQNVMREFEGLPSDVKIDYTGQIEEQNKQMRFLMGAFFTGLGLIFLILILQFNSISKPAIIMLAIFLSLIGVFGGLVITGASFVIMMTMMGIISLAGIVVNNGVVLLDYAQLLIDRKKYQLGLDEDDYLSKDDLYNAIVKAGKARLRPVLLTAITTILGLIPLATGLNINFYTLMSELNPNIYVGGDNVVFWGPLAWTVIYGLLVATFLTLIVVPVMFYLSVQLKMWMRRKFRKEEEKPAIETPVLEESYA; from the coding sequence ATGAGTAAGATCAAGAAACAGGTGGATAAGGAATTTAAATTTTCCTCATTAGCCATAGGTAACAAAACCACCATGTACGTTTTAATGGTGATCTTTTTTATTCTAGGAATTTCAGCTTACTTGAATATGCCTAGGGAAAATTTCCCTGAAGTAAAAGAAACCAAAATATATGTTAGTACCATATTTCCAGGAAACACTCCCGAAGATATGGAAAAGTTGGTTACAGACCCACTCGAGGATCGACTAAAAAACTTGAGTAATGTAAACGAAATAACCTCTACCTCCCAAGAAGATTATTCAATGATTATTGTCGAGTTTGATGAGAACATTGAAGTGGATGATGCAAAGCAAAAAGTAAAAGATGAGGTAGATTCTGAAAAGGCTGGTGAAGATTGGCCAACATTTAATGGCGCCAAAGTTGAACCTGATGTATTTGAGTTGACCCTTTCTGAAGAAATGCCAATTTTAAACATTAATATTTCTGGTGATTATCCTGTACAAACCCTAAAGGACTATGCAGAAACACTACAAGATGAAATTGAGGATTTACCACAGATAAAGAAAGCAGATATCCGAGGTGCCCAAGAAAAAGAAGTTGAGGTTGCGGTGGATATTTATAAAATGATGGCTTCCAAGGTTAATTTTAATGATATCACCGGGGCCATCAATAATGGAAACATGACAATGTCGGCTGGTAATTTGATAACTAGCGGACAGCGCAGAACAATACGAATTGTTGGAGAAATTGATGACCCAAAACAACTTGAAAATTTTGTTGTTAAATCTGAAAAGGGTAAATCCATTTACCTTCGTGATGTAGCCACTATCAACTTTAAAGAAAAAGACAAAACCACTTATGCACGTGAATTTGGTGAACCAGTTGTAATGTTGGATGTTAAAAAGCGTAGTGGTAAAAATATGGTTATAGCTGCCGAACAAATCAATGAAATTGTGGAGCATGCTAAGGTTGAAGTTTTCCCGCCTGATTTATCAGTTACAATTACAAACGATCAATCCTCAAAAACAATCGGTCAGGTTGATGACCTAGTCAATAATATTGTTTTTGGTATCATTTTGGTCGTAACAGTCCTCATGTTCTTTTTGGGATTTAGGAATGCTTTATTTGTGGGTTTTGCAATTCCAATGTCAATGTTCATGTCTTTAATGATCTTAAATCTATTAGGTTACACCTTAAACACTATGATTTTATTCGGACTCATTATGGGTCTTGGAATGTTAGTGGATAACGGAATCGTGGTGGTTGAAAATGTCTATCGTTTAATGGATGAGGAAGGCATGACACGTGTACAAGCAGCAAAAAAGGGTATTGGCGAAATTGCATTTCCAATAATAATTTCAACGGCCACAACGGTTGCTGCCTTTATTCCTTTAGGATTATGGCCAGGCTTAATGGGTGAGTTCATGAAGTTCTTTCCAATAACACTTTCAGTTGTTTTGGGCTCTTCATTATTTGTAGCAATATTCTTTAATTCGGTTTTGGTGTCACAATTCATGAAAATTGATGACAAAGAAATGCCAAAGAAGAAAATCATAACCTTATCTTCTATTTTAACCATTATTGGCCTTTTTATATTTATTGTCGGTGGACCGTATAGATGGTTGGGAATGGTAATGATTACAACCTCAATTTTACTTTGGATTTACCGATTAGTATTAAGAAAAGCTGCAAATAATTTTCAAGTGAAAACACTAGTAAAGCTTGAAAATTTCTATGAGCGGGGTCTTAAGGGTGCGCTTGCAAGAAAACGACCCTATATAATTGTAGGAAGTACGTTTGTTTTACTCATTATTGCATTCATCACATTTGGAATTTCCTTAGCATCACAGAGAACCAAGGTAGAATTCTTCCCGGATAACAAACCAAATCAAATAGTAATCTATATTGAATATCCTGAAGGCACTGATATCGCAAAGACAAATAAAATCACTAAAGCAATTGAGGAACGAGTTTTTACTTATCTGCAAGACCCAAAATATATAGATCAAGGCTATAATTTTATGGTGGAAAGTGCAGTTTCCCAAGTTGGTGAGGGTGCAAATAACCCATTTACAGATGGAGGCTCCGCAGCAGAAATGCCACATAGAAGTAAAATTACTGCTAGCATGAGGGAATATAAATTCCGTAGGGGAATGGATAGCGAAAAATTACGTCAAAAAATACAGGAAGGTTTAGCAGGAATCTATCCAGGAATATTGATTTCAGTGGAAAAAGACCCGATTGGACCTCCTGCTGGTTCTCCAATCAACATTGAAATTGAAGGTAATGATTATCAAGAGTTGATTGTTCTTGCTGAACAAATGAGGGATTTCATTAACAGTAAAAACATCCCAGGCATTGATGAGTTAAAGATTGACGTTAATAAAGACAAACCTGGGATGCGAGTTTTAGTCGATCGCGAAAAAGCAGGTGAATTAGGTGTAAGTGCAGGTCAGGTCGCTCAACAATTGAGGAATTCAATATTTGGTGCAAAAGCTGGTATTTATAAAGAAGGTGGTGATGATTATGATATTTATGTCCGTTTTAATGAAGATAATAGGTATAATACTAGCGCGCTTTTCAACCAATCGATTACGTTTAGAGATCCTGCTAATGGGCAAATAAAGGAAGTACCTGTTTCCGCAGTTGCTAGACAAGCCAATACTTCCGGGTTTAATGCCATAAAACATAAAGACGTTAAACGGGTAGTTACGGTATATTCGGCTTTGGCTCCCGGGTTTACAGATGCTGGTGCGGTGGTTGCCCAAATTCAAAATGTAATGCGGGAATTTGAGGGATTACCTAGCGATGTAAAAATCGATTATACTGGGCAGATTGAAGAGCAAAACAAACAAATGCGATTTTTAATGGGTGCCTTCTTTACAGGTTTGGGCCTAATATTTCTTATCCTAATTCTACAATTCAATTCTATATCTAAGCCTGCAATTATAATGTTGGCAATTTTCCTGAGTCTAATTGGAGTATTCGGCGGACTAGTAATTACAGGAGCATCCTTTGTTATTATGATGACAATGATGGGGATAATTTCCCTGGCAGGAATTGTAGTTAACAATGGGGTGGTTTTATTGGATTATGCCCAACTCTTAATCGACCGCAAAAAATATCAATTAGGACTAGATGAAGATGATTATTTATCTAAGGATGATCTTTATAATGCAATAGTAAAAGCAGGAAAAGCCAGATTAAGACCAGTACTTCTTACCGCAATAACCACCATATTAGGATTAATTCCTTTAGCGACAGGATTAAATATTAATTTCTACACCTTAATGAGTGAATTAAATCCTAATATTTATGTAGGCGGTGATAATGTTGTGTTTTGGGGTCCACTTGCATGGACGGTGATTTATGGTTTATTGGTTGCCACCTTCTTAACTTTAATTGTAGTTCCCGTTATGTTTTATTTGTCAGTTCAATTAAAAATGTGGATGAGACGAAAATTTAGAAAAGAGGAAGAAAAACCAGCAATAGAAACACCTGTATTAGAGGAGTCTTACGCCTAA